The Methylomonas rhizoryzae genome includes the window AAGTGTGCGGAACCCTTTCAGATCGGGGTTGACCTCGGTTGCGTCTACTGAGGTAAAGCAAGTGTCAATAATTTCGGGAAAGTTATGCCGCGCATGATTGAATGCTTCGTGATTAGGATATAAATCAGTTAGTATTACTTTGTGGATAATGTTGCTAGCGTCTTTTGATGTGTTATTTGGCTTGTTTAATATAGATAACCATGCGCTGCCGGCTCCTGAGCATAAGTCTATGATGCATGGGTGGTTGCTTTTCTGTAGGGCTTTGAATAGCATTGGAGAAATGCTGTGATAAAGGTGATATTTTCGGACTATATATTCTAAAAAATTAGTTACCCCGTTACGGATTTCTTTGGGGCACCAATTTTGATCCTCGATTTCGATAAATTGGATGCGTTTCATTTTTTCTCACCTCAAACAAAAATGCCCTCGTTAGGAGGGCATTTTAGTTCGATACAATACGAAAAATTGTGGATTATCAGGCAATAAGTTTTCTGCGAGAATATTTTCCTAAGCCTAATACGCCCAGGCCTAGTAATGCCAAGGAAGCAGGTTCTGGTAATTTTTGTGTGTCTCCTGATAATTCTGCGGTACCAGTGGTGAAGTTATCCCCATCTTTGAACTGAGAGCTGGAGGTGTAGAAAAGATCTGACACGCCGCCTGATGCATTGGTTTGGGTGTTTGTGTCGAAATAATCCGCAGCAGCGCCACCAGTTACTGAGAAATAAGCTCTGACGTCCCCAAACAAGTTGCTTCCAAGTACAGCAGTGCTTAAGTCTAAGGTGTCAATTTTCAATGTGAGGAATGGGGTGCCAAACGTGCTGTCAACTGCATCGCTAGTCTCTGGCAATGCGTTGCCATAATTTAAGTTTGCGTCCGAATACAGGTTTACCCATGCGTTTGAATAGTCAAGTGTGAACACAGGTGCCGCTGGATTTGTTAGATCGACAGCGGTGACAACTATGCCTCCGAAACCGTAGGTCAGTTGCACGTTATCAGCAAAATCAGCTGGATTGGTGTCCGGGAATGGGTCACCGTTAATTGAGTTGATGCCATTGAATTCGGCAAAAATGCCGGTACCGGTCAGGCTCAAGCCCGTAAGGCTACCTAGATCGCTCGTATTGATGGCTTGTCTGGCAGAAAATGTGTTTTCAGCTGAAGCTGCTTGGAACCATTGGGTATATGTGGTTTTGCCGATAAAGTCATCTGCAGGCTGATTTGGATTGCCGACAGACGCGTCCGGATCCCAAATTATGTTTTGTACCGTTACCGCGCTTGCATTGCTTGCCGCCAGAACGGAAAGTGCGCCAGCTAGGATTGCTGTTGAGAATTTGCTGTTCATTTTTTGCTCCGAATGTATTGAATTCGAATAAGAGAAAGCATTAAATGGGCCAGTTTATTAAGTTAATGAAAAGTAATGATATTTTTTGTTGGTGGGGGCTGGGAATTCTGTGGTTTGTAAAAAAAACTGACGAATGATTATGTGCTCACTATACTGCTTTTCAGGAATTGCCGTTTAGCTTGTGGAGATATTTGAGTCTCCAGATAGGCATCAGAGAAATCAGGGCGCCATGCTACTCATGCGGCAGCATTTGCTGGTGGTCTTGCATCATTACTGGTTAGCGTGCAAGCTTCTGTTTCCCTGGACTTTTCTGAAGAACAATCATGTGGGTTTGGGCGAAACCGGTTTGCATGTTGATTTATGACGGTCAAATTTAAGCTGTACATTAATCTTGATTAGTCCTCAATTCTGTTGGATGAGCTTCTTGTTCCAGTCTTTAGCGAGATCTAGAGATCAATCCCATGCGCTTTTTCAATTTTTGAATGATTGGAAAGTGATTTCGTTGCGCCACGTTAGCATTGTCTGTTTGTAAGACTTAGCCGCGGCGCTGTTTGGTGAATAGGGTGTTATTGAGAAGTTAGGTGAATTCTTAAACAAATAGGAGGGGAATGTGGATTACGGTATCCTTGAGAAGGCTGTTTTTGAGTGGAAGCAGGGGCTTGGCGTCGCCTCAATTGAGTTTGTGGAAAGGTCTTACGTGTCCACGCTTGGCTCTACAAAGCGCGTGCCGCTTCGGTTGACTCCCAAAGATGTTACCGAAGTCATTTCGATAGTGGAAATTGCCGGGAAACATAAAGTTCCACTTTATCCAATCAGTACCGGAAACAATTGGGGATACGGTTCGAAATCGCCGGTCATCGATGGGTGTGTCGTCGTTGATCTGTCGAAAATGGACAAGGTGTTAGCGTTTGATGCTCAGACGGGTATCGTCACGTTGGAGCCTGGAGTCACCCAGCGCAAATTGAATGCTTATCTTCAAAAGAAAGGCTGCTCGTTCTTAATCCCCGTAACCGGGGCCGGTCCGGATTGTAGTTTGATCGGGAATGCTCTGGAGCGTGGGTATGGAATCACGCCTTATGCCGACCATTTTGCCGCGGTGATGAGTTTGGAGGCGGTGCTGCCGGATGGCACGCTTTATACTTCGATGCTCGATGGATTCGGAGGTGGGGATGTCAATAATCTGTTCAAGTGGGGTGTTGGGCCTTATGTCGACGGAATTTTTTCCCAGGGTAATTTTGGTATCGTCACCAAGATGACCATCGCGTTGGCGCCGATTCCCGAGCGCATGGAGGCGTTCTTTTTTAGTGTAAAAAGAGATGACAAGTTAGAGCTGGCGGTCGAAAAAGTCCGCAAAGTGTTACGGGAAGTGGGAACGGTAACGGGCTCTATCAATTTGATGAATAAGCACCGGGTGCTTTCGATGTCCGAAGCTTATCCATGGGATGCGATTGGAGAAGACGGATTGATACCCGACGCGGTATTGCAAAAAATGATGCGGCGCAATCAGGTGATGGATTGGACCGGGGTTGGGGCTATATACGGCAATAAGCGTGTCGTGGCGGCAGTTAAAAAGGAAATCAAAAAGATTTTGTCTCCAGTGGCGTCGCGCTTAGTGTTTTTAACGCCCGGAAAGGTATCGTTCTTGGCACATTTATTGGGAGCAATACCGGTCGTTCGCGATGCGCATATCATGAACACGGTTGCGACACTCAAAAAGACCATGGATTTATTCGCGGGTGAACCGAGTGAAATAGCTTTGCCGTTGGCCTATTGGAAATCGGGCGAAAAGCCGAAAGAGGGTGATCCGATGGATCCGGACCGTGATGGATGCGGGTTGATCTGGTATTCGCCGCTGATTCCCATGCGGCCGGATGTGACGCGCGAATTTGTGGAAATGGCCAGCCGAATTTGCAGGGCGCACAAGATAGAGCCGCTTATCACGCTAACTAGCGTTTCGGATAGGTGTTGGGACAGTACGGTGCCTATTTTGTTCGACAAACGCAATCAAGCGGAAATTGGTCGTGCTCACGCTTGCTATGAGGAGTTATTGGATGCGGGGCGCAAACTAGGGTTTGTGCCCTATCGCTTAGGGATACAGTCGATGGGGCTTTTGGCGGACGAGAGTGTACAGCCTAAGCTGCTGCGTAAACTGAAAAATGCGATCGATCCCGATAACATAATCGCGCCTGGTCGCTATGGGTTGTAAAATTTTCAGACAAGCCGGCGGGAGGGGATTTAATAGCAATTAACGGGGAGCGATCTCAGAATTCGTGCCGCCCCTTAAACGCATGGGCTAAGGTGCCGCTGTCTATGAATTCCAGCTCTCCACCCATGGGTACGCCGTGGGCGATGCGGGTGGCGCGGATGTGATGTTTCGCTGCTAATTCAGCCACGAAGTGGGCGGTGGCCTGACCTTCAATAGTGGTGTTGGTGGCCAAAATCACTTCGCTGATATTGTTTTGTTCGAAGCGATGCTCCAGTTGTGCAATGCCTAGTTCGTCCGGACCGATACCGTCTAACGGGGAGAGGCGGCCGTGTAGCACGAAATATTTGCCGTTAAATCCGGTTGCTTGATTTAATAGCCAAACGTCTGCGGCGTGCTCGACGATGCAAATTACGTCGTTTGCCCGATTCGGGTCCGCGCAAATTTCGCACTGCTCCGCTTCCGTGAAGGTGCGGCAATCTTTGCAATAGCCGATTTCCTCCATGGTTCGGACCAGCAATTTTCCTAATTGCATGCCGCCTTCGCGGTTGCGTTGCAACAGATGAAACGCCATGCGCTGTGCGGACTTGGGGCCTATGCCCGGCAGGCAGCAAAGATTTTGGATTAATTCTTTCAGCAAGCCGCGGTCGCGCATGCTTAAAATGGCATCTGAAAACCGGGAGGCAACGGTACTCCGGCTGTAATTTCCGCCATTTTTTCCTTTTTCATTTTTCCGACCTTGTGGACTGCGTCGTTAATGGCGGCAGCTACCAAGTCTTCCAGCATATCCTTGTCGTCGCCAACCAAAGAAGGGTCTATGCTGACTTTGCGAACTTCGCGCTTGCCAGTCATTAATATACTGACTAAGCCGCCGCCGGATTCGCCAATAACTTCCATGTTTTCAAGCTCGTCTTGAGCTTTTTTGAAGTTTTCTTGCATTTTTTGGGCTTGCTGCATAATGCCAGCGAATGCGTTTTTCATGATGTCTACCTTTTAGTCGAGCGGTTCTATCGAGCCCGAAATGACGTGGGCACCGAATTGTTCGGATAAAGCTTGTATGTTTAGGTCGTTGTCGATGGCGTCAACGGCGGCTTGCTGTCTGTCTTCCCGAGCTTTTTGCATTTCTAACGCGGGTGTTTGTTGTGGGATGTTTTGAGAAATTATCTGCAATTTAATAGGCTTGCCGTAATAATTTTGCAATGCGCTACGCAATTTGTCTTCCGCCTGGGTGCTTACGCGTTGGAAGCCGGGATCGATAAGCAAGCGGCAGACATTGTCTTCAATGCCGTCGAGCGCGCAATTATGCGCCAGCTCGCGCGCCAAGCCGGTTATTTTAAGGGCTGAAACGATGTCGCTCCAATTTTCCGGGTTTCCTGCCGCCGGGTGGGTTTCGCGCACCGCGTTAGTTGGATGTTCAAGCGGGGTCGCTGCGGTAATCTTTGGTGGCCGGCTCGGTTCGGATGGGCGTTGCCTGGGCGTGTTTGTCGAAGGTTGGGGCGCGTCGAGCGGGCTAAAGCTTAACATGCGCAGCATGATCATTTCGAAGCCGGTTCTGGGATCAGGGGCCAGAGTGAGGTCGCGCCGGCCAATCAGGCCGATTTGGTAATAAAGTTGTACGTCTTCGCCGCTCAGGGTGGCGGCCAAATTGGCAAGCATCTCCGGGTCGAATTCCGGAGCGATGAAATCCGGAATTTGTTGCAGTATTGCCACGCGATGGAGAATGCGTAGCATCTCCTCCAGCATGGCCGAGAAGTCCGGGCTCAATTCGGCGGCGTGAGAAATGGTTGCCAAAAGTGTCTTGCCGTCGCGTGCGGCGAGGGCTTGTAGCATGTCTGTTACCGGTTCTTGGGCGACGCTGCCGAGCATGGCGGCTACTTCTGCCGTATTCACTTGGCCGCCGCTGCCGTAGACTATTGCTTGGTCCAGTAGGCTCAGTCCGTCCCGCATGCTGCCGTCCGCGGCGCGAGCGAGGAGCTTTGTAGCGGCCGGCTCGAAAACGATATTTTCTTCGTTCAGTATCCGCCGCATTTGCGCATCGATTTGTTCGGGCAAGAGCCGTTTCAGGTTGAATTGCAAACAGCGGGACAATACGGTGACGGGAATTTTTTGCGGATCGGTGGTGGCCAGTAAAAATTTAACGTGTGGCGGGGGTTCTTCCAGGGTTTTCAATAAGGCGTTGAAACTGTGTCCCGACAGCATGTGAACTTCGTCGATCAAATAAACTTTATAACGTCCTTGATTGGGGGCGTATTGAACGTTGTCCAGCAAGTCGCGGGTGTCTTCCACTTTGGTGCGGGAGGCGGCATCGACTTCGATTAAGTCCATAAAGCGGCCTTGTTCGAAGGCTAGGCAAATTTCGCAGGCACCGCAGGGATTGCAGTCTTGCAGATTTTCGCAATTGATAGCCTTGGCGAGGATGCGGGCCACTGTGGTTTTGCCTACCCCGCGGGTGCCGGTAAATAAATAGGCATGATGCAGGCGGTCGTGTTTGAGCGCATGCGACAGCGTTTGGCTGACGTGTTCTTGACCGACTAATTGAGTGAAAGTGCGAGGGCGCCATTTTCTGGCAAGAACCTGATAAGCCATCATAGCGACCGGGGCGGGCAATTAGGGCGGCTACCATGCCAGCCGCATCCCGGCACACGAATCTGCTGCTACCGTTGCTCCCTTCCGGGCCTGGCGGGGTTTACAGCGTATCGTTGCGAGAGGACCGACACGGTAACCATAATGGCATCGGCTGTCGCCGAAGAACGCGCATTATGCAGAAAACGAACTACCGATGCAAGTTTTAACGTAAACTGATTGAATTGACAGCGGTAGACAGTGTATGCGCGAAGGATGCGCCGAATTTACCGGCCAAACGGTCGAATAATTGTTCGCGTGGCGTGAAATTGACGACCTCTTCCGCTTCTAGCGCTTCTCTGGCCACGCTGTCGATACTGCCGAAGGCGTCCGCCAAACCGATTTTGACGCCTTCTTCGCCGGACCAAACCAGTCCCGAAAATAGTTCCGGAGTGTCTTTCAAGCGTTCGCCGCGCGCGATTTTAACGGCGTCGATAAATTGTCCGTGAACTTGATTCAGCATGGTTTGCATATGTTGCGCTTCTATCTGATTGACCGGAGAAAAAGGATCCATGAAAGCCTTGTGTTCGCCGGCGGTCAGAAGGCGTCGTTCCACGCCGAGTTTGTCGAGGATGTGGGTGAATCCGAAGCCGTTCATCACCACGCCGATCGAACCTATGATGCTGGCAGGGCTGACAAAAATCTTGTCCGCGGCGGCGGCGATGTAATAGCCGCCCGACGCACACATATCGCCGACTACCGCGTAAATCGGCAATTCCGGATGTTGTTTTTTCTGGCGACGAATTTCCTCGTAAACATAGGCCGACTGAACCGCACTGCCTCCTGGAGAATTGATGTTAAGGATGACGCCTTTGGTGTTTTTATCCTTAACGGCATCGCGGATGCCTTCGATAATGCTGTCTGCGGAAGCGGCTTCTCCGTCGGCGATGATGCCCAGGACATCGATGACCGCAGTGTGCTTTTGGTTTGTGGTTATTTCGGTTTCGAATTTGGGGTAAGCCATTAATGCCAATAATAGGCTGGCATACGCTAAGGTTGCGAATTTAAAAAAAATCCCCCAGCGGCGAGCCCGGCGCTGTTCTTCGATCGCTGCCATCGCTAATTTTTCCAGGACGGATTTTTCCCAGTTTGGCTGATTGTCGGGTTGTTGCGAATGCTCCATAGGTGGTTCTCTCATAGCAATGCGGTAAGATCGGTCGGGTAAGCTAGGCAATGCAGCGGTTGGTATTGTTGCAGTGTCCGGGCCGTATGGGCGCCGCAGGTCACGGCAATCGCGGTCACCCCGGCATTCAAGGCCATTTGCATATCATGCACGGAATCGCCGACCATGACAGTCCGTTGTTTATTTATGCCTAACTCGGTCACGATTTCGTCGATCATCAGCGGATTCGGTTTAGAGGCGGTTTGATCGGCGCAACGCGTCGTGCAGAAATAATCCGTCACGCCAGTGGCTTGTAAAGCGCGGTTCAAGCCGGCGGACTTTTTGCCCGTGGCAACAGCTAGCCGGACGCCGGCCGACCTATAGTGCTCCAGCATCTCGGGGACGCCGGGGAACAAGTCTGCAGGGCCTGCCGGTTTGGAAAAAAACTGTTGGCCGTAGTGCGAGGCAAGCCGGAATCTCGTTTCCTGGTCCAGATCGGGAAACAATAGGTTCATCGCATTTTCGATGCTCAAGCCGATGATATCTTTGACGGCTTGGCTGTTCGGTACCGGGCAATCGTTATCGGCTGCGGCGGTTTGGATGCAATGGACTATCCAATCGACGGAATCGACCAGTGTACCGTCCCAATCGAAAATGATTAAGTCAAAGCGGTTCTTCATTGTTTAACAGTTGTTGTAAATCGTCCGGTAAAGGCGCGTTAAATTGCAGTTTGGTTCCGTTGCCCGGATGGGTGAACGCTAATTGTTCTGCGTGCAAAAACAGGCGTTTGTAGCCCTTTTGGCTAAACGTCTTGTTTGTTTCGACTGCGCCGTAACGTTCGTCGCCGACGATGGGGAAGCCCAGCCAGGCTGCATGAACACGGATTTGATGGGTCCGGCCTGTTTTAGGTTCCGCACGGACGAGCGTCGCCGTTTTATATGGCTGCAAGCGGGTAAACAAGGTTTCCGAAGGTTTTCCGGCTTGACTAACGATCACGAAACGTTCGCCGCCGCGCCCGACATTTTTGAGTAGCGGCGCATCCACCCATTGCTTTTTGCGAGTAAATTGTCCTGCCAGCAATGCCAAATAGGTTTTCTGTATGCCGTCGCCGCGAAACATTTCGTGCAGTTGCTTTAAGACCGAACGTTTTTTGGCGATAAGCAGACAGCCGGAGGTATCTTTGTCCAAGCGGTGAACCAGTTCCAGAAATTTTTGAGCCGGTCGAATTTGCCGTAACCCCTCGATGACTCCGGATTGAATGCCGCTACCGCCATGCACGGCAAAACCGGCCGGTTTGTTCAGTACCAAAAAGCCGTCGTCTTCGTACAAAATGTGGTTTTCCAAGCTGAATTTCAAGCCGGGTTGGACGATGACGGCGTCCGGGTGATCCGCCGTTCTGACCGGCGGGACTCGAACGACGTCGCCTTCGGCCAGTTTATAGCTGACGTCGGCTCTGGCCTTGTTGACCCTGACTTCGCCTTTGCGGACCATGCGATAAATGCGGGTTTTAGGCACGCCTTTCAACAGGCTGATTAAAAAATTATCCAAGCGTTGTTCGGCATTGGCTTCGCCGATAGTAAGCCATTGAACCTGCGGAGGATTGGGGGTTGAGGTGGTATTCATGCACGATTACGCTATCAATACGGGCAAAGCCGCTGTTTAAAATTGCTGCACTAAGTAAACATTGCTATATTAGGCTAGTTTATCTGTGTGATAAACCGGACAATGATTATTCAATGGCCACCGGCGCATAGCAGCCCTCGCCAAATAACATCAAAAAAGAATTTATTCGGGTTTTATCGCTCAACCCATGAGGAGCGACTACGTCCAATACTAAGAGCCCAGCAAAACAGATCCACCCACTTTGCAAGCGCCATCCTCGGCAAGACCGATTCTGCTGCTCCAAACATAACGCACCTAATTGCCGTTTACAGTCAGCCTGGCTGCTCAATTAATACACCCAAGGTGGGATAGCCGCCTCAATGTCGCGGTAAGTCGTACTGTTTCAAACTCTTCGGTAGGATAAATAACAACAAGGATTACTGAATGAAAAGAATGCTTATCAACGCCACACAGCCTGAAGAGCTGAGGGTGGCTTTGGTAGATGGTCAAAAACTTTACGATTTTGACATCGAAGTCCCTTCAAAAGAACAAAAAAAATCCAACATCTATAAAGGTATCATCACTCGGGTGGAGCCGAGTTTAGAAGCCGCATTCGTCAATTACGGCGCGGAAAAACACGGTTTTTTGCCGTTTAAAGAGATTGCGCCGGAATATCGCAATCAGGATAGCGACGACGGTAAGCCGACGTCCAAGGCCGGCGTGCGCGAAGGTCAGGAAATCGTCATTCAAATCGAAAAGGAAGAGCGCGGCAACAAAGGCGCCGCGCTAACGACCTACATCAGCTTGGCCGGCACCTATTTGGTATTGATGCCGAATAACCCCAAGGCTGGCGGCATTTCGCGTCGCATCGAGGGGGAAAACCGTAGCGAGTTGCGCGAAACCATGGCGGACTTGGAAATTCCCGACAATATGGGATTGATCATACGCACCGCCGGTAGCGATAAAAATGCCGAAGAATTGCAGTGGGACTTGAATTACCTATTGCAGCTTTGGGAAGCGATCGAGCGTTCCAGCCACGAGCAAGCCGCGCCGTTTCTGATTTTTCAGGAAAGCAACGTCATTATCCGGGCTTTGCGCGATCATTTACGCGGCGATGTCGACGAGATTTTGATCGATCAGGAAGGCGCATTCAAGCTGGTGCACAATTTCTTGAAGCAGGTGATGCCGCACAATCTACATAAAGCCAAGCTTTATCAGGATAGCGTGCCCCTGTTCAACCGCTACCAAATCGAAACCCAAATCGAAATGGCTTACAAGCGCGAGGTTTCGTTACCGTCCGGCGGCTCCATCGTGATCGACCATACCGAAGCCTTGACCTCGATAGACATCAACTCGGCGCGGGCGACCAAGGGTAGCGATATCGAAGAGACCGCGCTGAACACCAATCTGGAAGCGGCCGATGAAATTGCCCGTCAACTGCGCTTGCGTGACTTGGGTGGTTTGTTCGTCATCGACTTCATCGACATGATGTCGAATAAAAATCAGCGCGAAGTGGAAAATCGCTTGCGCGATGCCCTGAAAATCGACCGCGCCCGTATTCAAACCGGCCGTATTTCCCGCTTCGGCCTGATGGAAATGTCCCGGCAACGTTTGCGGCCGTCGTTGGGCGATTCGACGCAATTGACCTGTCCGCGTTGCAAGGGGCAGGGTACGATCCGCAATGTCGAATCGGTCACCTTGGCCGTATTGCGGTTGATTGAAGAAGAGGCGATGAAAAAGGGTACCGAACGCGTGATTGCCCATCTGCCTATCGATTGCGCCACCTTCCTGCTCAACGAAAAGCGCGCAGCCATTCAGGAACTGGAGGCCCGTCTTAAGGTGAGCATTGTGGTGTTGCCGAGCAAACATTTGGAAACGCCGGCTTACGAAATCGAGCGGATTAAGTCTTTGGAGGGGTTGGAAGAAAAACCCAGTCACATGCAGATCAAAGAAGACGAAATCGCGGTGCCCGAGTTTGCCAAGCAAGTGGTACCTAGAGCGGAGAAGGCGGCGGTCAAAGAGTTTTTGCCCGATGCGCCGGCGCCGGTACAAAACAAAAAGACGTCCGCCAGTTTGATCCAGCGTTTTTGGCAGCGTTTAATCGGGCAAAAAAAGGTGGAGCAAGCGGCCCAAGACAACGTAAGGCCGGGCGGAGAATTGAAAGCTAAGTCTAGGATGGGGCGCAGGGATAGGCCGAATGGCCGCAACGGCAGACGCGGAGGAAAGCGGGCGGGAAACCAGCCGGCCGATGAAAATGTCAGCGCACAAAGCTCCGTCAATGCCGACGGAAATACCGAGAGGCCGGAAAATAGCGTTGCTCCGCTAGCCGCCAAGCCGCAGGTAGGCGAGCGCCCGCCCAGAAGGGGCAGAAACCGCAGGCGCAATGTCCGTAACGGTGCAGAAAGACGCACGGAGTCCGGCGTTGCCGACTCGGAGCAAGCAGGGCGGGGGGCTGCTGCGGATGCTGGTAACGTTAACGCCCCGTTTGCCGACAATTACCGTAACGACTTTGCCGAACGCTCTCGGCCGGCCGATTTCGAGCCGCGCGAACCGCGTCAATCTGACTATGAAGAGCAGCGCCCTAAAGTCGTCGTAGACGAATAAAGGGTTGGCCGCTGGCAATATCGCCGGTGCCGCGCGTGATACGCGGTGCCGGCTGGCTGGCTAGTCAAACCGGCAGAATAGAGCCGGTTTGTAAACCGAGGTGCAATACCTCGATATTCACGAATAAGGCTTGAGTTTATCGAACCGGCGGTGTTCGGTCTCCGGTCGTCGCCTCTCCTGCCTCCGGTTGTGCCGTCAAGCTCTTAGGCAGTTTCTTTTTTACCTTCACGCCCAGCTCTTCCAAATTGCTAGCTTGCCGTAACAAATTGCCCTGGCCGCTGCTGAGTTTATTAACGATACCGTCGTAGGTTTTTTGCACGGTGCTAAGTTGGTTGCCGAGTTTTTCGATGTCTTCGACAAAGCCGCGGATTTTGTCGTACAGCGCGCCGGCCTTGTCGGCGATCAGCCGGGCGTTTTCGTTTTGTTGTTCGTAGCGCCAAATGTTTTGGATCGTGCGCAGGGTTGCCAATAACGTGGTCGGGGTGACGACGACGATTTTGTGCTCGAAGGCGTCGTTGAACAGTTTCTCGTCGCCTTGAAAAGCGGCCATGAAAGCGGCTTCGATCGGCATGAACAGCAGCACGAAATCCAGAGAGCGCAGGCCTTTCAGGCTGGAGTAATCCTTGCCGCTAAGGCCTTTGATGTGGGCGCGCACCGCTTCGACGTGTTGCTTCAGGGCTTCGGTGCGTTCGGCATCGTCTTCGCTGGAACAGTAGCGCTCGTAGGCGTTCAATGACACCTTCGAATCGATCACCACGTCCTTGTTGTCCGGCAGGCGGACGATCACGTCGGGTTTGAACAGCCGATTGTCCTGGTCGCGGAACGCGCCCTGGGTTTCGTATTCGATGCCCTTGCGCAGGCCGGATTGTTCCAGTACCTTTTCCAGAATCATCTCGCCCCAATTACCCTGGGCCTTGTGGTCGCCTTTTAACGCGCGGGTCAGATTCAGCGCTTCCTGGTTCATTTTCTGGGTGTCGCGGCGCAACGAAACGATTTCCTCGCGCAGGCTGATGCGGTCCTTGGTTTCGTTGTCGTAAACGCTTTCCACCCGTTGCTTGAACTCGCCGAGCTGCTGCTTCAGCGGTGCCACCAGCGTTTCGATACTGGTCTTGTTATGCTCGACGAATTGCTTGCCGCGTTCCTCGAAAATCCGGTGCGCCAGATTTTCGAACTGGGTTTTCAGTTGATTTTCCGCATCCTGCAGCAAGCGGATTTTCTCTTCGTTATGCTTGTGTTGTTCTTGCTGGCGGGTATTCAGTTCAGCGTTTTCGGTTTTCAGGACCAATAACTGTTGTTGCAAGGCTTGCAACTCGGATTCGCGTTGACTTAGCAAGCTCAGCCTCTCTTCTGCCACAGCCAGTTTCACGCTTTGTTGCTGCAATTGCCGATTCATGTCGTCGATTTGCGCCGACAGCGCGGTGCGGCGACTCCCGCCTAGCCAAACCGCCAGCGCATAACCGAGTAAGCCGGACACAATCGCCGCTGCCGGTACTATCCAAATTTCAATCAAGCTATCTTTCCTCTTAGTAGGCTGCAAGCCGGTAGCATTAGGGTTGGAAAGCAGGTTTATGGGGAGGCTTGCGTGAGCTGGAGGCTGTCCGAGCCGACCATGTTTGGGTAGCGGCTCAGCCGTGACGGATGATGCGTTGTGTGATCCAACGCCAACCGTAATAGCGCGACAACATCCATAAAGCCACGCCGAGTAACAAGGCTTCCACCCAAAAATAACCCAGCCAGACCGGCACGATGCCGCTAAGTACCCAACTGTGGTTGACCTTTTGCAGGTTGGCGTAGGCGAAATAAATGCCGAACGCAATCAGTACGCTACCGTATACCCCGCCACGTGGTGACGAGCGCGCCAAAGGCACGGCCAATACCGCCAGCAGCAATACGCCCAACGGTGCATTCAGGCGGTCTTGCAGCAACACGATTTCGGTCAATTTATCCGAATGCCAAATTTCTCGGGTAGGCAGGGCTTCCAGGTGCGGCATGAAACTGATGGTCTTTCGTTCTACCAACACGGCGTATTCGGCGAAGCTCTCCAGCGTATAGTCTTTTTGACCGGGTTGGCCTTGTATGCGTTGGCCGTTTTGCAAAATCAAATACAAACCGCCGGGTAAATATTCCAACTTGCCGGATTCGGCGTTGACTACGCCTAATTTGTCCTGTTGTTTGTTTTGCACGAATACCCGGCTCATCGTGCCGGATTCGTCGACGTTCTCGGTATAGAAAATTATTTCGCCGTCGCTGTATTCGCTAAAGCGTCCGGCGGATATGCCGCGGATGTCGGCGCTTTGTTTATCTAAATAGGTCATTTTCTCGCTTTGCGCTTCCGCCCAGGGCGAAGCCAGCATGGACAAGCCGGCGGCGCACAGGCTCAGCGGCAAGACCAGCCATAACACCGCTTTATACAGGG containing:
- a CDS encoding PEP-CTERM sorting domain-containing protein, producing the protein MNSKFSTAILAGALSVLAASNASAVTVQNIIWDPDASVGNPNQPADDFIGKTTYTQWFQAASAENTFSARQAINTSDLGSLTGLSLTGTGIFAEFNGINSINGDPFPDTNPADFADNVQLTYGFGGIVVTAVDLTNPAAPVFTLDYSNAWVNLYSDANLNYGNALPETSDAVDSTFGTPFLTLKIDTLDLSTAVLGSNLFGDVRAYFSVTGGAAADYFDTNTQTNASGGVSDLFYTSSSQFKDGDNFTTGTAELSGDTQKLPEPASLALLGLGVLGLGKYSRRKLIA
- a CDS encoding FAD-binding oxidoreductase, with translation MDYGILEKAVFEWKQGLGVASIEFVERSYVSTLGSTKRVPLRLTPKDVTEVISIVEIAGKHKVPLYPISTGNNWGYGSKSPVIDGCVVVDLSKMDKVLAFDAQTGIVTLEPGVTQRKLNAYLQKKGCSFLIPVTGAGPDCSLIGNALERGYGITPYADHFAAVMSLEAVLPDGTLYTSMLDGFGGGDVNNLFKWGVGPYVDGIFSQGNFGIVTKMTIALAPIPERMEAFFFSVKRDDKLELAVEKVRKVLREVGTVTGSINLMNKHRVLSMSEAYPWDAIGEDGLIPDAVLQKMMRRNQVMDWTGVGAIYGNKRVVAAVKKEIKKILSPVASRLVFLTPGKVSFLAHLLGAIPVVRDAHIMNTVATLKKTMDLFAGEPSEIALPLAYWKSGEKPKEGDPMDPDRDGCGLIWYSPLIPMRPDVTREFVEMASRICRAHKIEPLITLTSVSDRCWDSTVPILFDKRNQAEIGRAHACYEELLDAGRKLGFVPYRLGIQSMGLLADESVQPKLLRKLKNAIDPDNIIAPGRYGL
- the recR gene encoding recombination mediator RecR, with the translated sequence MRDRGLLKELIQNLCCLPGIGPKSAQRMAFHLLQRNREGGMQLGKLLVRTMEEIGYCKDCRTFTEAEQCEICADPNRANDVICIVEHAADVWLLNQATGFNGKYFVLHGRLSPLDGIGPDELGIAQLEHRFEQNNISEVILATNTTIEGQATAHFVAELAAKHHIRATRIAHGVPMGGELEFIDSGTLAHAFKGRHEF
- a CDS encoding YbaB/EbfC family nucleoid-associated protein, translating into MKNAFAGIMQQAQKMQENFKKAQDELENMEVIGESGGGLVSILMTGKREVRKVSIDPSLVGDDKDMLEDLVAAAINDAVHKVGKMKKEKMAEITAGVPLPPGFQMPF
- the dnaX gene encoding DNA polymerase III subunit gamma/tau, whose product is MAYQVLARKWRPRTFTQLVGQEHVSQTLSHALKHDRLHHAYLFTGTRGVGKTTVARILAKAINCENLQDCNPCGACEICLAFEQGRFMDLIEVDAASRTKVEDTRDLLDNVQYAPNQGRYKVYLIDEVHMLSGHSFNALLKTLEEPPPHVKFLLATTDPQKIPVTVLSRCLQFNLKRLLPEQIDAQMRRILNEENIVFEPAATKLLARAADGSMRDGLSLLDQAIVYGSGGQVNTAEVAAMLGSVAQEPVTDMLQALAARDGKTLLATISHAAELSPDFSAMLEEMLRILHRVAILQQIPDFIAPEFDPEMLANLAATLSGEDVQLYYQIGLIGRRDLTLAPDPRTGFEMIMLRMLSFSPLDAPQPSTNTPRQRPSEPSRPPKITAATPLEHPTNAVRETHPAAGNPENWSDIVSALKITGLARELAHNCALDGIEDNVCRLLIDPGFQRVSTQAEDKLRSALQNYYGKPIKLQIISQNIPQQTPALEMQKAREDRQQAAVDAIDNDLNIQALSEQFGAHVISGSIEPLD